The Thermocrinis ruber genome has a window encoding:
- a CDS encoding TerC family protein: MNELNWIIFGSVVLLALFLDLFVFHRHPHKISVKESLILSAFWIGVGLAFSGYVYYTKGTQAFLEYITGYSLEKALSLDNIFVFILIFSYFKVPEKFRHKVLFWGVFGAIVFRAIFIFAGVELIKLFHWVIYIFGVILIVSAVKLLITEEKEFHPEETLVYKIAKRLIPLKPNYKDGKFFVREGKKLYATPLFLSLLFVESSDIMFAIDSVPAILAISRDPFIVYTSNIFAILGLRSLYFAADAILPLFHFLHYGLSFILAFIGVKMLISEFYKIPVFVSLLLIFSAIFISVVASLLVKKKPSQP; encoded by the coding sequence ATGAATGAACTAAATTGGATAATCTTTGGCTCTGTGGTCCTCCTTGCCCTGTTTTTGGACTTATTTGTTTTTCACAGACACCCTCATAAAATATCCGTAAAAGAATCCCTGATCCTGTCCGCCTTTTGGATCGGAGTTGGTCTTGCCTTTTCTGGCTATGTGTATTACACAAAGGGAACCCAAGCCTTTTTGGAATACATAACGGGCTATTCCCTGGAAAAAGCCTTAAGCTTGGACAACATATTCGTGTTCATTCTTATATTTTCCTACTTTAAAGTGCCTGAAAAGTTCAGACACAAGGTGCTCTTTTGGGGAGTTTTTGGGGCAATAGTCTTTAGGGCGATCTTTATCTTTGCGGGTGTTGAACTTATAAAGCTCTTTCACTGGGTAATTTACATCTTTGGTGTAATCCTCATAGTCTCCGCTGTAAAGCTTTTGATTACAGAGGAAAAAGAATTTCACCCAGAAGAAACACTGGTCTACAAAATAGCCAAAAGGCTCATACCTTTAAAACCTAACTACAAGGATGGAAAATTCTTTGTAAGAGAGGGCAAAAAGCTTTATGCTACACCACTGTTTTTGTCCCTTCTCTTTGTGGAAAGCTCAGACATTATGTTCGCCATTGACTCGGTGCCCGCCATACTTGCCATCTCCAGGGATCCTTTCATAGTTTATACTTCCAACATCTTTGCCATATTGGGGCTCAGGTCCCTTTATTTTGCCGCAGATGCCATCTTGCCACTCTTTCACTTTTTACACTATGGGCTTTCGTTCATCTTAGCTTTCATTGGCGTGAAAATGCTGATCTCAGAGTTTTATAAAATACCGGTTTTTGTGTCTTTGCTTTTGATCTTCAGCGCCATATTCATCTCGGTGGTGGCGTCTTTGTTAGTTAAGAAGAAGCCTTCTCAACCATAA
- a CDS encoding hemolysin family protein → MEILGLLVAVVFFVILEGIFSGSEIALVKTDRSRILALYKKTKYEFLMDFYENPEDYITLTMLGYTVSIVLATTFYTLIIFNLAETFKFLSGLEVLFSATLVIFTLIFGEFVPKGLFHKHSEKVLVPSLWFLSKLKRVLLPILKAVRILSRQLGKRLEGLSKEKLSRRDLLAIKEELAEGEELRLAVKLLSARDTYLSEVLKPIHQVVMISENATVEQAIAEMKRSGYKKLPVYRGRVDEIVGYVDMFDLAEWYGRNLSIKDFIRPVAVFPEFASLQEALETFKSTKEGMGIVVDELGVVLGIVTVDDLSSFFMGGLGREELEEDRVVEIEKDKWIVDGRFQIEDLERLLGVEIPKGPYSTVAGLLIYHLKRIPKKGEQTNIQGVMFKVVQADEKRVQKVMVEKASS, encoded by the coding sequence ATGGAAATCTTAGGGCTTTTAGTTGCAGTGGTTTTCTTTGTTATATTGGAAGGTATTTTTTCTGGTTCAGAGATCGCCCTCGTAAAGACAGACAGGAGTAGAATTCTTGCCCTGTACAAAAAGACCAAGTATGAGTTTTTGATGGATTTTTACGAAAATCCAGAGGACTACATAACCCTAACAATGCTTGGATACACCGTTAGCATAGTTCTTGCCACCACCTTTTACACGCTGATAATCTTCAATTTGGCGGAGACCTTTAAGTTCTTATCTGGTTTGGAGGTACTTTTTTCTGCCACCCTTGTGATCTTTACTCTTATTTTTGGCGAATTTGTTCCAAAGGGTCTATTTCACAAACACTCAGAAAAAGTTTTGGTGCCCAGCCTCTGGTTTTTGAGCAAGCTAAAAAGGGTTCTTTTGCCTATTCTTAAGGCGGTTAGAATTTTGAGCCGACAATTGGGCAAAAGATTAGAAGGGTTATCTAAGGAAAAGCTTTCCCGAAGGGATCTGTTGGCAATAAAAGAAGAACTCGCGGAAGGAGAGGAGCTAAGGCTTGCGGTAAAGCTACTGTCTGCAAGGGATACTTACCTTTCGGAGGTGTTAAAGCCCATCCACCAGGTGGTCATGATCAGTGAAAACGCCACCGTAGAGCAGGCAATAGCAGAAATGAAGAGGAGCGGATACAAAAAACTGCCCGTTTATAGGGGCAGGGTGGATGAGATTGTGGGATATGTAGACATGTTTGATTTGGCGGAGTGGTATGGAAGGAACCTCAGCATAAAGGACTTTATTAGACCGGTTGCAGTCTTTCCTGAGTTTGCGTCTTTGCAAGAAGCCCTTGAGACCTTTAAAAGCACCAAGGAGGGTATGGGAATAGTGGTAGATGAGTTGGGAGTGGTTTTGGGCATTGTTACCGTTGATGACCTATCTTCCTTCTTTATGGGAGGCTTGGGTCGGGAGGAGCTGGAAGAGGATCGGGTCGTAGAGATAGAAAAGGATAAGTGGATCGTAGACGGGCGCTTTCAGATAGAGGACCTTGAAAGGCTTTTGGGCGTAGAGATTCCCAAGGGACCTTACTCCACCGTAGCGGGACTTTTGATCTATCATCTGAAACGAATCCCCAAAAAGGGAGAGCAGACGAACATCCAGGGTGTTATGTTCAAAGTGGTTCAAGCAGATGAAAAAAGGGTGCAAAAGGTTATGGTTGAGAAGGCTTCTTCTTAA